The Candidatus Eremiobacterota bacterium genome includes the window CCACGGCGACGACCAACGGCTGTTCTATTTTCCAGCCTACGAGATCGTGCGCGACGCGTTCGCGGATCCGTTCGTCGACGACAACCGCCACGTCAAGCCGCACATCTTGGACGCGGTCGCGCAAACATTCGAGCGGGCGTACTGCCTCGCCGAACCCGCGCTCGAGCCGACGCCGTGAGCGGCGTTCGCTACGTGAACTTCGCGCGCTTCGCCGAGCGCTACGGCGACGAGCTGCACGCGGCGTTCGCGCGCGTGCTCGCGTCCGGCACATACGTCGGCGGCCCCGAAGTGGCGGAGTTCGAGCGCGCGTTCGCCGCGCAGTGCGGAACGGCGTACGCGGTCGGCGTCGCGAGCGGCCTCGACGCGCTGATGCTGACGCTGCGCGCCTGGGAGATCGGACCCGGCGACGAGGTGATCGTCCCGGCGAACACCGCCGTGCAGACCGCGCTCGCGGTGACGCATGCGGGCGCGCGCGTCGTCCTCGCCGACGTCGAGCCGGAGACGGGATTGCTCGATCTCTCCGCCGCCGAAGCTGCGATCACGCCGCGCACGCGAGCCATCGTGCCGGTCCACCTCTACGGCCATCCCGTGGACATGGAACCGCTGAACGCGCTCGCCGCGCGCGCCGGCATCCGCGTCCTCGAAGACGCGGCGCACGCGCACGGCGCGCGCTACCGCGGCCGCCCGTGCGGCAGCTTGGCCGACGCAGCCGCGTTCAGCTTCTATCCCACCAAGAACCTGGGCGCGCTGGGCGACGCCGGCTGCGTCACGACGAACGACGACGCACTCGGGGCGCAGTTGCGCCTGCTGCGCACGTGCGGCCTGACGACGAACTACGTCCACGAAGTGCAAGGCTTCACCAGCCGGCTCGACCCGCTGCAAGCCGCCGTGCTGCGCTGGAAACTCACGCACCTCGAGTCATGGAACACACGCCGCCGCGAGCTCGCGCGCCTTTACTGCGACGAGCTCGCAAACCTACCCGAATTGACGCTGCCGGTCGTGCGCCCCTGGGCGGCCCCGGTGTGGCACGCCTTCCCAGTCCTCGTGAAAGACGGCCTGCGCGACGCGCTGCAAGCCGCACTGACGGACGCCGGAATCGAAACGAACGTGCACTACCGGCTGCCCGTTCATCTGCAGCCGGCCTATGCCGATGCCGGCTGGCACGCCGGCGAGTTCCCGGTAAGCGAAGAGCGTGCGCGCTCGCTGCTCAGCCTCCCGCTCGATCCCTTCCACACCGGCGAAGAGATCGAGCAAGTGATCGCCGCAGTCCGCAGCGCGCTAGCTACCCGCGTTTGTGCGACTGCACGGTGATCGGGATCGTTGCCGGCGACGAGTCGCAGAGGAGGACGACGGTCGCGAGGATGCCGGAGGAGTAGTTCAGCGCCGTGTACGTCAGCCCGGAGGCGTATGTCGTATTCGGCTGCGAGCCCGCCAGCAGCGATATCCCGACCGGTCCGCCGTTCGGATCCGAGCACGTGACGCTAAAGGTTTGGATGCCCGGCGACGACGCCGGCGTGTCGAACGAGGTCGGCGGCGCGATCGTCACGGTGGTACTAGGTGTCGCGGCAATCGTCACCGGCCCGTTGTCGTACGCGCCCGGGGTCAGGATCTGGAGCGGCGTCGAATCCTGAATCTCGTAGTTGAACTGCACCGTCTGACCGTTCGCCGCTTCGTCGGGGCCGGAGAGGAAGGCATTCGATGCGACGCCGAACATCACGAGCGACGCGCTCACGGTGTCGTGCGGGTGCACCTTCACGTCGACTTGGCCTTCGGAGGAGATCACTCCGACAAACACCGGCGCGAGGCCGCCCACCGACGTTTGCGATGCCGGATACGCGACCAAACCAAACGTGTGCGGACCAGGCTTCGCGTCGATCTCGAGCTGACAGGTTTCGGTGGTGGCATTGTTCGTGCACGAGCCGGGGTTCACGGTATCTAGACCGTGCTTGTCCGGGTTCGCGTACACCGTCGTGAACTGCGGGGACCCCGCGAGGTTCACGTTGGCGACGTAGATCAGCGTCGAGCCGTCGTAGACCGCCAGTGACTGGAGCCCCGGCGTGATGAAACGCGGCCGCCGCGGTGCGGAGGCCGGTGCGCGCCGTTTGTCGGACGCCGCGACGCTCACCGCTCCGAACGCTGCCGAGAGCGTGACCCTGCCGCTGTCCGAACTCGATTGCTGTGTGTCGACCGGCGGTGCGCCGGCACTGCCGCCTCCACCGCCGCAGGCGGAAACCAGAATCGCTGAAGCGCTGAGTACGGCGACCGTCGTGAGTCTCTTCATTTGTTTGCCCACCATCAAAAGGCCGGTCACATGGGGTTGCAGGAGACGTTGAGCGTCGCCAAGGCGCCGCCGCCCCAGTAGTTCGCCGACGAGTACGTTAGCGTCGAGGCGTAGATCGTGTTCGGCATGCTGTTGGCGCTCACCGTGACGTTCGCGGAACCGCCTGCGGCGTTCGTGCAGGTCACGGTCAACGTCTGATCGCCCGGCGAGCTCGGCGGCGTGCTATTCGCGGTCTGATCGATCGTCAGGACGCCGGGGTTGTCGACGGCCCACGTCACCGGCCCGTTGTCGTAGTTGCCGGGCGTGAGTATCTGGGCCGCTGCGGAGTCCAAGATCTGGTACCCGAAGGCCGTCGGCGTGTTGTACGCGAGCGTGACCGAGCCGGGACCGTTGATCACGCCGCCCGACGCCACGCCGAGCATCGTCAGCGTCGCGCCCGGATTCGGGCCGCCGTTGAGCACCAGGGAGAGCTCACCTTCGGAGGAGATGACGCCGGTGAAGCCGATCGGCGGACACACGTCGACGTTGCACGGCGGCGGCGTATTGCTTTGCTGCGTCGGGTACGCGACGAGGTCAAAGACGTGCGGCCCGGGCGTCGACGTCAGCGTGACCGTGCACGTTTCGGTCGTCGTGTTGTTGGTGCACGAACCGGGAGCCACGGTCGTTACCGCGCCGGGAGCCGCGTAGACCGTCGTGAACTGAGGATTCGCGCCGAGGCTGACGTTCGCGACATAGATGAGGAGGCTGCTGTCGTAGAGCGCAACCGATTGCAGCCCCGGCGAGACGAACTTCGGCACGCGCTTGTGACTACTTCGCTTGCGGATCGGGATGGCGAGCGACATCTGCATCGTCGCCGTCCGGGCCGGCGCGCGCGGCGCCGACGGGGCAGGGGCAGGGCCGCTCGTTCCGCCGCCGCCGCATGCTGCGAGCGACAGCGCTGTGAGACTGATCGAAAGGAATCGCAGTCCGCGCATAACGCTTCCCACCTTTAACCTACCGGTTGGTTGGCTGGTAGTCCGTTCGGACCGCTTCCGGCACGCGCCCGCTGGGCCCTCCTAGCTCATCGACCGAACGGCCGTTTCTTTACGACCTCATTACCGGCCTCACGGCGGTGCCCGGTTCGGCCGATGATTATAGCAACGTGGAGACCGTGACCTAGTGGCAGCGGCCGCTCCGGCGCGTCCGGGTTTACTCGACCGCCTCGCTTCGACGTCCCATGCGTGGGTCGCCGCGGCGTCGGTCGTGCTCGTCGTGCTGATGATCGTCCCGGTGCCGCCGTGGGTCCTCGACCTGCTGCTCTCGACGAACATCACGCTGGCGCTGGTGATCCTGCTGGTCACCCTCTACACCGAGAACGCGCTCGCGTTCAGCGTCTTCCCGACGCTGCTGCTGATCGTCACGCTGTTCCGGCTCTCGCTCAACATCACCGGCACGCGCTCGATCCTGCTCCACGGCTACGCCGGGCAGGTGATCGAAGCGTTCGGCAACGTCGTGGTCGGCGGGAACTACGCCGTCGGGCTGGTGATCTTCGCGATCCTGATCGTCATCCAGTTCGTCGTGATCACCAACGGCGCCGGGCGCGTCGCCGAGGTCGCGGCGCGGTTCACGCTCGACGCGATGCCGGGCAAACAGCTCGCCGTCGACGCCGACCTCAATGCGGGCCTGATCACCGAAGCGGAAGCGCGCCAGCGCCGCAAGGACATCCAGCGCGCCGCCGACTTCTACGGCGCGATGGACGGCGCCTCGAAGTTCGTCCGCGGCGACGCGATCGCGGCGGTGATCATCGTATTCGTGAACATCATCGGCGGCTTCTTCATCGGCATCTTCCAGCAGGGGATGTCGATCGTCGAAGCGCTGCAGCGCTTCACGCTGCTGACGATCGGCGAAGGGATCGTCACCCAGATCCCCGCGCTGCTGATCTCCACCGCGACCGGCATCATCGTCACCCGCGCCGCTTCGGAAGGCTCCTTCGGCCACGACCTCTCGCGCCAGCTCGTGCAAGAGCCGCGCGCGCTGCTGATCGCCGGCGCGCTGCTGATCCTGTTCGGGTTCTTCGGCCTCCCGCCGCTGTTCATGTTCGTCATGGCCGCGATCGTGCTCGCGCTGTGGCTGCGCGGCCGCAGCGCCGCCAAGGCCGCCGCGATGAAGGCCGGCCCCGCCGGTCTGCGCGGCGGCGCTTCCGGTGCGACCGGCATCCCCGGCTCGAACGTGCCGGCCGTGAAGCCGGCCGAATCGGTCGTCCCGCTGCTCTCGTACGACCCGATGGAATTGGAGATCGGCTTCGGCCTGATCCCGCTGGTCGACGTCTCGCAGGGCGGCGATCTGCTCGAGCGCATCACGATGATTCGCCGCCACGCGGCGCGCGAGCTCGGCATCGTCGTCCCGCCGATCCGCGTGCGCGACAACTTGCAGCTCAAGCCGTCGACGTACGTGGTGAAGATCTACGGGCTCGAGGTGACGCGCGCCGAGGTGATGGTCTCGCGCCTGCTCGCGATGAACCCCGGCACCGCGACCGGCGCGATCGACGGCATCCCGACCACCGAGCCCGCGTTCGGCCTGCCCGCGCTGTGGATCGCCGAGAGCGCGCGCGGCGACGCCGAGATGGCCGGCTACACCGTGATCGACCCGACCTCCGTCATCGCCACGCACCTCACCGAGATCATCAAGACGCACGCGCCCGACCTGCTGGGCCGTCAGGAGACCAGCGCGCTGCTCGACAACGTCAAGCAGCACTACCCGGTCGTCGTCGACGAGTTGATCCCGAACCTGCTGACGGTCGGAGAGGTGCAGCGCGTGCTGCAGAACCTCTTGCGCGAGCGCATCCCGATCCGCAACCTGCTGCTGATCCTGGAGAACCTCGCCGACGGCGCGCGCGCCTCGAAGGACGTCGACTACCTCACCGAGCGCGTGCGCGCGGCGATGGCCCGCCACATCTGCGCCGAGTACGCCGAGAACGGCCTTCTCTCGGTGATCACCGTCGACCCGCGGCTGGAGACGCTGCTCGGCGAAGCGGTGCGCCGCGGCGAGGACGCCTACGCGCTGCTCGATCCCGGCACGGTCGCGAAGATCTACGCC containing:
- the flhA gene encoding flagellar biosynthesis protein FlhA, which gives rise to MAAAAPARPGLLDRLASTSHAWVAAASVVLVVLMIVPVPPWVLDLLLSTNITLALVILLVTLYTENALAFSVFPTLLLIVTLFRLSLNITGTRSILLHGYAGQVIEAFGNVVVGGNYAVGLVIFAILIVIQFVVITNGAGRVAEVAARFTLDAMPGKQLAVDADLNAGLITEAEARQRRKDIQRAADFYGAMDGASKFVRGDAIAAVIIVFVNIIGGFFIGIFQQGMSIVEALQRFTLLTIGEGIVTQIPALLISTATGIIVTRAASEGSFGHDLSRQLVQEPRALLIAGALLILFGFFGLPPLFMFVMAAIVLALWLRGRSAAKAAAMKAGPAGLRGGASGATGIPGSNVPAVKPAESVVPLLSYDPMELEIGFGLIPLVDVSQGGDLLERITMIRRHAARELGIVVPPIRVRDNLQLKPSTYVVKIYGLEVTRAEVMVSRLLAMNPGTATGAIDGIPTTEPAFGLPALWIAESARGDAEMAGYTVIDPTSVIATHLTEIIKTHAPDLLGRQETSALLDNVKQHYPVVVDELIPNLLTVGEVQRVLQNLLRERIPIRNLLLILENLADGARASKDVDYLTERVRAAMARHICAEYAENGLLSVITVDPRLETLLGEAVRRGEDAYALLDPGTVAKIYASLTKRITEAQQSGLQPIVLTSPGTRLALKRLTERAAPSLVVLSYSEIAPGLRVESIGQVSTTEEALEPAGAGV
- a CDS encoding DegT/DnrJ/EryC1/StrS family aminotransferase — its product is MNFARFAERYGDELHAAFARVLASGTYVGGPEVAEFERAFAAQCGTAYAVGVASGLDALMLTLRAWEIGPGDEVIVPANTAVQTALAVTHAGARVVLADVEPETGLLDLSAAEAAITPRTRAIVPVHLYGHPVDMEPLNALAARAGIRVLEDAAHAHGARYRGRPCGSLADAAAFSFYPTKNLGALGDAGCVTTNDDALGAQLRLLRTCGLTTNYVHEVQGFTSRLDPLQAAVLRWKLTHLESWNTRRRELARLYCDELANLPELTLPVVRPWAAPVWHAFPVLVKDGLRDALQAALTDAGIETNVHYRLPVHLQPAYADAGWHAGEFPVSEERARSLLSLPLDPFHTGEEIEQVIAAVRSALATRVCATAR